One genomic region from Mytilus trossulus isolate FHL-02 chromosome 9, PNRI_Mtr1.1.1.hap1, whole genome shotgun sequence encodes:
- the LOC134685363 gene encoding uncharacterized protein LOC134685363 isoform X2, with protein sequence MELKRKYAISAVSLVIIIAWILIPNNVLQTVSDKTTVVLNVFGNRKTATTKSKPKLPLNISPTDPLEVIRKDCGQLCDTSRKGSPGPYFDHVNADINCQAIFRNEYVDRGHELPHAPKSIPKHLMIEYTMNNRIPVKYWYFDNQYLGKTARSPVWTEKGIQDWMISAKQGKLSGNYGIGETNALRDALKHAPGIVDGRVMVIGSETPWVEACVLEAGAREVFTLEYGSIKSEHPKVKTIVPLDFRMRYLNNTLGTFDAIVTFSSIEHSGLGRYGDALNPWGDIIAIARSWCVTKPGGSLTIGVQYDYDHEYLRFNADRWYGKIRYPYLTTNWKQHYRGKGSQRVHVFTK encoded by the coding sequence ATGGAGTTGAAGAGGAAATATGCCATTAGTGCTGTGTCATTAGTTATAATTATTGCATGGATTTTAATTCCAAACAATGTTCTTCAAACAGTTAGTGATAAAACAACAGTTGTTTTGAACGTTTTTGGAAACCGTAAGACTGCTACTACCAAGAGTAAGCCGAAATTACCACTAAATATATCCCCTACTGACCCTTTGGAAGTAATCCGTAAAGACTGTGGTCAGTTGTGTGATACGTCAAGAAAAGGATCACCAGGACCATATTTTGATCATGTCAATGCAGATATTAACTGTCAAGCGATATTCAGAAACGAGTATGTTGACCGTGGTCATGAACTACCACATGCACCAAAGTCGATTCCTAAACATCTAATGATTGAGTATACTATGAACAATCGTATTCCAGTGAAGTATTGGTATTTTGATAATCAGTATTTAGGTAAAACAGCAAGATCACCTGTTTGGACAGAGAAAGGTATTCAAGACTGGATGATTAGTGCAAAGCAAGGTAAATTAAGCGGGAATTATGGTATTGGAGAAACAAATGCTCTTAGGGATGCATTGAAACATGCACCAGGTATTGTTGATGGCAGAGTTATGGTGATAGGTTCCGAAACTCCATGGGTTGAGGCATGCGTATTAGAAGCAGGTGCGCGTGAAGTTTTCACATTAGAGTATGGCAGTATCAAATCAGAACATCCAAAAGTGAAAACTATTGTTCCGTTAGATTTTCGTATGCGTTATCTAAACAATACTTTGGGAACATTTGATGCCATTGTTACTTTCAGTTCTATAGAACACTCGGGATTAGGGAGATATGGGGACGCTTTGAATCCCTGGGGTGATATCATTGCAATAGCACGATCCTGGTGTGTAACAAAACCTGGAGGTTCACTGACTATAGGTGTGCAGTATGATTATGATCATGAATACCTTAGATTTAACGCTGACCGATGGTATGGCAAAATAAGATATCCATATTTAACAACAAATTGGAAACAACACTACAGAGGCAAAGGTTCGCAGCGTGTTCATGTTtttacgaaataa